A genomic window from Pagrus major chromosome 23, Pma_NU_1.0 includes:
- the LOC141018919 gene encoding uncharacterized protein isoform X2, which translates to MHLKQKGYCFGVLLIYTITTITLPSVGWCEPISPSKPSSHLALHNERSSVLTTRGLTRLSERGGGRKRLQLDSRQGGESGLRPHLDNREGTQTKTSGGRPARTLGPKMASSSSSNSFKNRDKPKETKGERMFTSPNPTKDVCSGGKIKPVIHGKFYIPGELAANVPNVGYQSDSAVSAGQERTRGQRVSASEDSWQRLQPVVECGDDAMTLTVRRRRAVQLLLDRVNESSLPLSQLPPHCGYSVQTTWRDLSFMAPYDACHVTQEDDSYVLPLWWRGSPVKISCPTSHLQPQASPPSLCCSQYGMTIKVQRLSTTEELRVNVRGEWTPVVVLAEQCGYTLDRRDAEMVIAAPFMTCGITVKDEKYTLVLQMGDKTFTLACPVSPLELLPLTHQPLVRSPHHPTRVPTAHVPESLEPVPWAPPFYLAPPYYPHPTYHRKYTSPDGYDSYDPPNPSSTPEPTFGPQPLPTDDSQQGYQHDYSHQIPVGEYYKHFGVHSSLSSTDHLEDSSEAFPDLQQKQETPVFGLSDRRSATHSPSSDTDSPIHAEAPPLQPPSHAFNQYYHYYHHPKIPLHVARQDRDIGPEVSSITNPQNPEFPVLTPSIQQSEALSIFNSDELHQPVPEATSHPYTPPTTTPYPSQPYPYHYFYYFPHIARGEAKRSAPFNPDSPAEMDIKVRPHPRSSAVHDESNLHPHTHQRNPDKMIDLKKNSPEWIKHPLLSDEDGVKDMLEPPGPASVRVPSPEQPSFPSPSPNHNLPPHLYHPYYHFYQTYYGPERLHSANNHVSPASFKEALDPQHQASSSPPQPQTTTPPTKSVDDDHQVPLHSYYYYYQLSNQPQVSVDRQEVQPAGSMNSKSASDYSQTGWLAPAAEAGYRIMPQSRPFHSIYSHDITQHHPYDPFGHPDGEGAEERLDGEIKDQLKANPYTPSASPCGLGPVSDFDCIVSSGCCSYPVEDCTMGQHLIFAVPDSVVEPTVAPPAHPSEISDVSCTLQRLTSDPDIYIVPLDGCGVNKHVFGQTVVHQLEVNGIHSLQQDHSSVHENSPVRLMVECSSSLGSPGEVRVHVMDQPPPPPFQSTPATVTVQLRVATDESFTSFHPEAHLPLAVLRGRPVYVEVSLLDPPEPGLVLLVHSCLAYTQAPYTSWMLVYDGCPSHSDSQLLPSPHPNHIRRIVISSLQSLHSQNHTYMANGRYSHLEDTEIFFSCSTEVCSAADGDCTVGCINSPNSDVLPMK; encoded by the exons ATGCATTTGAAACAAAAGGGATACTGCTTCGGTGTCCTTCTCATTTACACCATCACAACAATAACTTTACCTTCAGTGGGCTGGTGTGAGCCCATTTCTCCCTCCAAACCAAGCTCTCATTTGGCTCTCCATAATGAAAGGAGCAGCGTTTTAACGACGAGAGGCCTCACTCGTCTCTCCGAACGAGGAGGAGGCAGAAAACGACTACAGCTCGACTCCAGGCAGGGAGGAGAGTCAGGACTTCGCCCACACCTTGACAACAGGGAAGGGACACAGACTAAAACCTCTGGGGGAAGGCCTGCGCGGACACTTGGACCCAAAATGGCATCGTCGTCTTCCAGCAACAGTTTCAAAAACCGTGACAAACCGAAGGAAACCAAAGGGGAGAGGATGTTTACTTCACCTAACCCCACAAAAGACGTCTGTAGCGGAGGGAAAATTAAGCCTGTCATCCACGGAAAGTTTTACATTCCTGGTGAACTTGCAGCTAACGTCCCTAATGTGGGCTACCAATCAGATTCTGCTGTTTCAG ctgGCCAGGAGAGGACCAGAGGTCAGCGGGTCAGCGCCTCAGAGGATAGCTGGCAGAGGCTGCAGCCTGTGGTGGAGTGTGGAGACGACGCCATGACCCTCACTGTCAGGAGGAGACGAGCTgtacagctgctgctggaccGGG TGAATGAGTCATCGTTGCCCCTGTCCCAGCTGCCGCCTCACTGTGGCTACTCTGTTCAGACCACATGGAGGGACCTCAGTTTCATGGCTCCGTACGATGCCTGCCATGTCACACAGGAG gaTGACAGCTATGTGTTGCCTCTGTGGTGGAGGGGGAGTCCCGTCAAGATATCCTGCCCAACCTCTCACCTCCAGCCTCAGGCCTCCCCaccctccctctgctgctcccAGTATGGTATGACCATCAAAGTGCAGAGACTGTCTACTACAGAGGAGCTGAGGGTAAATG TTAGAGGAGAATGGACCCCTGTGGTGGTGTTGGCTGAGCAGTGTGGCTACACTCTGGACAGACGAGATGCAGAGATGGTTATCGCTGCTCCATTTATGACGTGTGGCATCACAGTAAAG gatGAAAAATACACACTTGTTCTTCAAATGGGAGATAAGACGTTCACACTAGCCTGTCCGGTCTCTCCTCTGGAATTACTCCCACTAACCCATCAGCCTCTGGTCAGAAGCCCTCATCATCCAACCAGAGTGCCAACAGCGCATGTGCCAGAATCCCTGGAGCCTGTTCCATGGGCTCCACCTTTCTACCTGGCTCCACCTTACTATCCCCACCCTACATATCACCGCAAGTATACTAGTCCTGATGGATATGATTCGTATGACCCCCCTAATCCCTCATCAACTCCTGAACCTACATTTGGTCCACAGCCTCTTCCTACTGATGATTCCCAGCAAGGCTATCAGCACGACTACTCCCACCAGATTCCTGTTGGGGAGTATTATAAGCATTTTGGTGTCCACAGTTCTCTGTCATCTACAGATCATCTGGAGGATTCAAGTGAGGCGTTTCCAGATCTGCAGCAAAAGCAAGAAACTCCTGTCTTTGGTCTCTCTGATAGACGCAGTGCTACACATTCTCCCTCCTCGGATACAGACTCTCCGATTCATGCTGAAGCACCTCCTCTCCAGCCTCCCAGCCATGCCTTCAATCAATACTATCACTACTACCATCACCCCAAAATCCCTCTTCATGTCGCACGTCAAGACCGTGATATAGGACCTGAGGTTTCATCTATAACTAATCCTCAAAACCCTGAATTTCCAGTGTTAACCCCCAGCATCCAACAGTCGGAGGCTCTCAGTATATTTAACTCAGACGAGCTCCATCAGCCTGTGCCTGAGGCTACCTCTCATCCTTATACCCCTCCAACAACTACACCTTATCCTTCACAGCCGTATCCATACCACTACTTCTATTACTTTCCACATATTGCTAGGGGCGAGGCCAAAAGATCAGCTCCATTCAACCCTGACTCGCCTGCAGAAATGGATATCAAAGTTCGTCCACATCCTCGCTCATCAGCAGTTCATGACGAATCCAACTTACATCCTCACACACATCAGCGGAACCCAGATAAAATgattgacttaaaaaaaaatagcccTGAATGGATCAAACATCCACTTTTGTCTGACGAGGATGGTGTAAAGGACATGCTGGAGCCTCCTGGACCAGCCTCTGTTAGAGTTCCTTCTCCTGAACAACCCTCTTTCCCCTCTCCATCACCCAACCATAACCTTCCTCCTCACCTATACCACCCTTATTATCACTTCTATCAGACGTATTATGGACCTGAGAGGTTACATAGTGCTAACAATCACGTGTCTCCAGCTTCATTTAAAGAAGCTTTAGACCCTCAACATCAagcatcctcctctccaccgcaGCCTCAAACCACCACTCCACCTACAAAATCAGTGGATGATGATCACCAAGTCCCCCTGCATTCTTACTACTATTATTACCAGCTCTCCAACCAGCCTCAAGTGTCtgtagacagacaggaagtacaACCTGCAGGCAGTATGAACTCAAAATCAGCATCTGACTACAGCCAGACTGGTTGGCTGGCTCCTGCTGCTGAGGCAGGGTATCGTATCATGCCGCAGTCAAGACCCTTTCATAGCATCTATTCCCATGATATCACTCAGCATCATCCATATGATCCTTTTGGGCATCCTGATGgagaaggagcagaggagaggctgGATGGTGAAATTAAAG ATCAACTGAAGGCCAATCCATACACTCCCTCTGCCTCACCCTGTGGCCTTGGCCCCGTGTCAGATTTCGACTGCATCGTCTCTTCAGGCTGCTGTTCTTACCCTGTGGAGG ACTGCACCATGGGACAGCATTTGATCTTTGCAGTGCCTGACTCTGTGGTGGAGCCCACAGTTGCCCCTCCAGCTCATCCCTCTGAGATCAGTGATGTGTCCTGCACACTGCAGaggctgacctctgaccccgaCATCTACATTGTCCCTCTGGATGGCTGTGGAGTCAACAAGCAC GTGTTTGGTCAGACAGTGGTTCATCAGTTGGAAGTGAATGGTATCCATTCTCTTCAACAAGATCACAGTTCTGTGCATGAGAACTCTCCTGTCAG GTTGATGGTGGAGTGTAGTTCATCCCTGGGTTCTCCAGGTGAAGTGAGGGTCCATGTGATGGATcaacctcctccacctccttttcaatccaccccagccacagtcacTGTGCAACTGAGGGTTGCTACAG ATGAGTCGTTCACCAGCTTTCACCCTGAGGCTCACCTGCCTCTCGCTGTCCTGAGAGGCAGACCGGTTTATGTGGAAGTGAGCCTGCTGGATCCCCCAGAGCCTGGCCTGGTGCTGCTGGTTCACTCCTGCCTGGCTTACACTCAAGCTCCATACACCAGCTGGATGCTTGTTTACGATGG CTGTCCCAGCCACAGTGATTCACAGCTACTTCCTTCCCCACACCCCAACCACATCCGGAGGATCGTGATCTCGAGCTTACAGTCTCTGCACTCACAAAATCACACCTACATGGCTAATGGAAGATACTCTCacctggaggacacagag ATCTTCTTCTCATGCTCGACAGAAGTGTGCTCTGCTGCAGATGGAGACTGCACTGTCGGCTGCATCAACA GTCCCAACAGTGACGTGTTGCCGATGAAATAA
- the LOC141018919 gene encoding uncharacterized protein isoform X1, whose protein sequence is MHLKQKGYCFGVLLIYTITTITLPSVGWCEPISPSKPSSHLALHNERSSVLTTRGLTRLSERGGGRKRLQLDSRQGGESGLRPHLDNREGTQTKTSGGRPARTLGPKMASSSSSNSFKNRDKPKETKGERMFTSPNPTKDVCSGGKIKPVIHGKFYIPGELAANVPNVGYQSDSAVSAGQERTRGQRVSASEDSWQRLQPVVECGDDAMTLTVRRRRAVQLLLDRGEVNESSLPLSQLPPHCGYSVQTTWRDLSFMAPYDACHVTQEDDSYVLPLWWRGSPVKISCPTSHLQPQASPPSLCCSQYGMTIKVQRLSTTEELRVNVRGEWTPVVVLAEQCGYTLDRRDAEMVIAAPFMTCGITVKDEKYTLVLQMGDKTFTLACPVSPLELLPLTHQPLVRSPHHPTRVPTAHVPESLEPVPWAPPFYLAPPYYPHPTYHRKYTSPDGYDSYDPPNPSSTPEPTFGPQPLPTDDSQQGYQHDYSHQIPVGEYYKHFGVHSSLSSTDHLEDSSEAFPDLQQKQETPVFGLSDRRSATHSPSSDTDSPIHAEAPPLQPPSHAFNQYYHYYHHPKIPLHVARQDRDIGPEVSSITNPQNPEFPVLTPSIQQSEALSIFNSDELHQPVPEATSHPYTPPTTTPYPSQPYPYHYFYYFPHIARGEAKRSAPFNPDSPAEMDIKVRPHPRSSAVHDESNLHPHTHQRNPDKMIDLKKNSPEWIKHPLLSDEDGVKDMLEPPGPASVRVPSPEQPSFPSPSPNHNLPPHLYHPYYHFYQTYYGPERLHSANNHVSPASFKEALDPQHQASSSPPQPQTTTPPTKSVDDDHQVPLHSYYYYYQLSNQPQVSVDRQEVQPAGSMNSKSASDYSQTGWLAPAAEAGYRIMPQSRPFHSIYSHDITQHHPYDPFGHPDGEGAEERLDGEIKDQLKANPYTPSASPCGLGPVSDFDCIVSSGCCSYPVEDCTMGQHLIFAVPDSVVEPTVAPPAHPSEISDVSCTLQRLTSDPDIYIVPLDGCGVNKHVFGQTVVHQLEVNGIHSLQQDHSSVHENSPVRLMVECSSSLGSPGEVRVHVMDQPPPPPFQSTPATVTVQLRVATDESFTSFHPEAHLPLAVLRGRPVYVEVSLLDPPEPGLVLLVHSCLAYTQAPYTSWMLVYDGCPSHSDSQLLPSPHPNHIRRIVISSLQSLHSQNHTYMANGRYSHLEDTEIFFSCSTEVCSAADGDCTVGCINSPNSDVLPMK, encoded by the exons ATGCATTTGAAACAAAAGGGATACTGCTTCGGTGTCCTTCTCATTTACACCATCACAACAATAACTTTACCTTCAGTGGGCTGGTGTGAGCCCATTTCTCCCTCCAAACCAAGCTCTCATTTGGCTCTCCATAATGAAAGGAGCAGCGTTTTAACGACGAGAGGCCTCACTCGTCTCTCCGAACGAGGAGGAGGCAGAAAACGACTACAGCTCGACTCCAGGCAGGGAGGAGAGTCAGGACTTCGCCCACACCTTGACAACAGGGAAGGGACACAGACTAAAACCTCTGGGGGAAGGCCTGCGCGGACACTTGGACCCAAAATGGCATCGTCGTCTTCCAGCAACAGTTTCAAAAACCGTGACAAACCGAAGGAAACCAAAGGGGAGAGGATGTTTACTTCACCTAACCCCACAAAAGACGTCTGTAGCGGAGGGAAAATTAAGCCTGTCATCCACGGAAAGTTTTACATTCCTGGTGAACTTGCAGCTAACGTCCCTAATGTGGGCTACCAATCAGATTCTGCTGTTTCAG ctgGCCAGGAGAGGACCAGAGGTCAGCGGGTCAGCGCCTCAGAGGATAGCTGGCAGAGGCTGCAGCCTGTGGTGGAGTGTGGAGACGACGCCATGACCCTCACTGTCAGGAGGAGACGAGCTgtacagctgctgctggaccGGGGTGAAG TGAATGAGTCATCGTTGCCCCTGTCCCAGCTGCCGCCTCACTGTGGCTACTCTGTTCAGACCACATGGAGGGACCTCAGTTTCATGGCTCCGTACGATGCCTGCCATGTCACACAGGAG gaTGACAGCTATGTGTTGCCTCTGTGGTGGAGGGGGAGTCCCGTCAAGATATCCTGCCCAACCTCTCACCTCCAGCCTCAGGCCTCCCCaccctccctctgctgctcccAGTATGGTATGACCATCAAAGTGCAGAGACTGTCTACTACAGAGGAGCTGAGGGTAAATG TTAGAGGAGAATGGACCCCTGTGGTGGTGTTGGCTGAGCAGTGTGGCTACACTCTGGACAGACGAGATGCAGAGATGGTTATCGCTGCTCCATTTATGACGTGTGGCATCACAGTAAAG gatGAAAAATACACACTTGTTCTTCAAATGGGAGATAAGACGTTCACACTAGCCTGTCCGGTCTCTCCTCTGGAATTACTCCCACTAACCCATCAGCCTCTGGTCAGAAGCCCTCATCATCCAACCAGAGTGCCAACAGCGCATGTGCCAGAATCCCTGGAGCCTGTTCCATGGGCTCCACCTTTCTACCTGGCTCCACCTTACTATCCCCACCCTACATATCACCGCAAGTATACTAGTCCTGATGGATATGATTCGTATGACCCCCCTAATCCCTCATCAACTCCTGAACCTACATTTGGTCCACAGCCTCTTCCTACTGATGATTCCCAGCAAGGCTATCAGCACGACTACTCCCACCAGATTCCTGTTGGGGAGTATTATAAGCATTTTGGTGTCCACAGTTCTCTGTCATCTACAGATCATCTGGAGGATTCAAGTGAGGCGTTTCCAGATCTGCAGCAAAAGCAAGAAACTCCTGTCTTTGGTCTCTCTGATAGACGCAGTGCTACACATTCTCCCTCCTCGGATACAGACTCTCCGATTCATGCTGAAGCACCTCCTCTCCAGCCTCCCAGCCATGCCTTCAATCAATACTATCACTACTACCATCACCCCAAAATCCCTCTTCATGTCGCACGTCAAGACCGTGATATAGGACCTGAGGTTTCATCTATAACTAATCCTCAAAACCCTGAATTTCCAGTGTTAACCCCCAGCATCCAACAGTCGGAGGCTCTCAGTATATTTAACTCAGACGAGCTCCATCAGCCTGTGCCTGAGGCTACCTCTCATCCTTATACCCCTCCAACAACTACACCTTATCCTTCACAGCCGTATCCATACCACTACTTCTATTACTTTCCACATATTGCTAGGGGCGAGGCCAAAAGATCAGCTCCATTCAACCCTGACTCGCCTGCAGAAATGGATATCAAAGTTCGTCCACATCCTCGCTCATCAGCAGTTCATGACGAATCCAACTTACATCCTCACACACATCAGCGGAACCCAGATAAAATgattgacttaaaaaaaaatagcccTGAATGGATCAAACATCCACTTTTGTCTGACGAGGATGGTGTAAAGGACATGCTGGAGCCTCCTGGACCAGCCTCTGTTAGAGTTCCTTCTCCTGAACAACCCTCTTTCCCCTCTCCATCACCCAACCATAACCTTCCTCCTCACCTATACCACCCTTATTATCACTTCTATCAGACGTATTATGGACCTGAGAGGTTACATAGTGCTAACAATCACGTGTCTCCAGCTTCATTTAAAGAAGCTTTAGACCCTCAACATCAagcatcctcctctccaccgcaGCCTCAAACCACCACTCCACCTACAAAATCAGTGGATGATGATCACCAAGTCCCCCTGCATTCTTACTACTATTATTACCAGCTCTCCAACCAGCCTCAAGTGTCtgtagacagacaggaagtacaACCTGCAGGCAGTATGAACTCAAAATCAGCATCTGACTACAGCCAGACTGGTTGGCTGGCTCCTGCTGCTGAGGCAGGGTATCGTATCATGCCGCAGTCAAGACCCTTTCATAGCATCTATTCCCATGATATCACTCAGCATCATCCATATGATCCTTTTGGGCATCCTGATGgagaaggagcagaggagaggctgGATGGTGAAATTAAAG ATCAACTGAAGGCCAATCCATACACTCCCTCTGCCTCACCCTGTGGCCTTGGCCCCGTGTCAGATTTCGACTGCATCGTCTCTTCAGGCTGCTGTTCTTACCCTGTGGAGG ACTGCACCATGGGACAGCATTTGATCTTTGCAGTGCCTGACTCTGTGGTGGAGCCCACAGTTGCCCCTCCAGCTCATCCCTCTGAGATCAGTGATGTGTCCTGCACACTGCAGaggctgacctctgaccccgaCATCTACATTGTCCCTCTGGATGGCTGTGGAGTCAACAAGCAC GTGTTTGGTCAGACAGTGGTTCATCAGTTGGAAGTGAATGGTATCCATTCTCTTCAACAAGATCACAGTTCTGTGCATGAGAACTCTCCTGTCAG GTTGATGGTGGAGTGTAGTTCATCCCTGGGTTCTCCAGGTGAAGTGAGGGTCCATGTGATGGATcaacctcctccacctccttttcaatccaccccagccacagtcacTGTGCAACTGAGGGTTGCTACAG ATGAGTCGTTCACCAGCTTTCACCCTGAGGCTCACCTGCCTCTCGCTGTCCTGAGAGGCAGACCGGTTTATGTGGAAGTGAGCCTGCTGGATCCCCCAGAGCCTGGCCTGGTGCTGCTGGTTCACTCCTGCCTGGCTTACACTCAAGCTCCATACACCAGCTGGATGCTTGTTTACGATGG CTGTCCCAGCCACAGTGATTCACAGCTACTTCCTTCCCCACACCCCAACCACATCCGGAGGATCGTGATCTCGAGCTTACAGTCTCTGCACTCACAAAATCACACCTACATGGCTAATGGAAGATACTCTCacctggaggacacagag ATCTTCTTCTCATGCTCGACAGAAGTGTGCTCTGCTGCAGATGGAGACTGCACTGTCGGCTGCATCAACA GTCCCAACAGTGACGTGTTGCCGATGAAATAA
- the LOC141019636 gene encoding epithelial membrane protein 2-like, whose protein sequence is MLILLAAIFALHIIGIILLLVATIDNAWWMTNSISTDVWGRWIQTNGVWNLTDLPTGSHYPTDYLQAVQASSVLACIFSILGIFVFVAQLFTLAKGQRFTISGIFQLLACLCIMIAASIYTDRFHLNEKDGWYGHSYILAWIAFGLTFISSITYFVLRKKTA, encoded by the exons ATGCTGATTCTCCTCGCTGCCATCTTTGCCCTTCACATCATTGGCATCATCCTTCTCCTGGTGGCCACCATTGACAAT GCCTGGTGGATGACTAACAGCATCAGCACTGATGTGTGGGGTCGGTGGATACAGACAAACGGAGTGTGGAACCTCACTGATCTTCCCACAGGCTCACACTACCCAACAG ACTACCTCCAGGCGGTGCAGGCCAGCTCCGTGCTCGCTTGCATCTTCTCCATCCTGGGCATCTTCGTGTTCGTGGCTCAGCTCTTTACCCTCGCCAAAGGACAGAGGTTCACCATCTCTGGCATCTTTCAGCTCCTCGCAT GCCTGTGCATCATGATCGCAGCCTCCATCTACACAGACCGCTTCCACTTAAATGAGAAAGACGGTTGGTACGGTCACAGCTACATCCTGGCTTGGATCGCCTTCGGTCTTACGTTCATCTCCTCCATCACTTACTTTGTGCTACGTAAGAAGACTGCATGA
- the LOC141019688 gene encoding germ cell-specific gene 1-like protein isoform X2, whose protein sequence is MMAFLQQMRSPRLSFIQTVVSLFLGGTALMSSYWCVGQQKVPKPLCTATKHTNCIPVPGVSNSSNIQFFWETGDDRFVFPAFHTGLFIICEENIYADTWEEKCRGFYTLTPGSEKAMMWLSLTLELMYIGLLLISCTLLSVQLCIRTCCPSTQRWGQLLNAFAAVFTVLGGLLGMVGHMMFMQVFQTTVSMGPEDFKPHSYGYSWAFYVAWLAFTVCMSAGVSTLNNYTKKVLMVGPRRTSGLNACSFNFVGLLPPYYNPATPLACPPSPPRISHLSPYYEPPSAALPASTPRLTHSNSLPPPLSHSDSFPPPPPHPAPASPFHRLSLPSPSPLHMTLPGHQEDHYNAEEDYSPL, encoded by the exons ATGATGGCGTTCCTGCAGCAGATGCGCTCCCCTCGCCTCTCCTTTATCCAGACGGTTGTGTCTCTCTTCCTGGGCGGCACTGCCCTCATGTCCTCCTACTGGTGTGTGGGGCAACAGAAGGTGCCCAAGCCCCTCTGTACAGCCACCAAGCACACCAACTGCATCCCCGTTCCTGGCGTGTCCAACTCCTCCAACATCCAGTTCTTCTGGGAGACGGGGGACGACCGCTTTGTCTTCCCCGCCTTTCACACTGGCCTGTTCATCATCTGTGAGGAGAACATCTACGCAGACACATGgg AAGAGAAGTGTCGAGGGTTTTATACTTTAACTCCAGGGTCTGAAAAAG cAATGATGTGGCTGTCACTTACACTGGAGCTCATGTACATCGGGCTGCTGTTGATCAGCTGCACGCTGCTGTCTGTGCAGTTGTGTATCAGGACCTGTTGTCCCTCCACGCAACGCTGGGGACAGCTGCTCAACGCTTTTGCTGCTGTCTTCACAGTCCTGGGAG GTCTGCTCGGGATGGTGGGTCACATGATGTTCATGCAGGTGTTTCAGACCACTGTCTCAATGGGACCAGAGGACTTCAAACCTCACAGCTATGGCTACTCCTGGGCCTTCTA TGTTGCCTGGCTCGCCTTCACTGTCTGCATGTCAGCCGGCGTCTCCACCCTCAACAACTACACCAAGAAGGTCCTGATGGTGGGACCCAGGCGCACCTCCGGCCTCAACGCCTGCAGCTTTAACTTCGTGGGGCTCCTGCCACCTTATTACAACCCAGCCACCCCCCTGGCCTGTCCCCCGTCCCCCCCGCGGATCTCCCACTTGTCTCCCTACTACGAGCCCCCGTCTGCAGCGTTGCCGGCCTCCACTCCGAGGCTCACGCACTCCAACTCCCTACCGCCTCCCCTCTCCCACTCTgactccttccctcctcccccgCCCCACCCTGCGCCTGCATCACCATTCCACCGCCTCTCCCTTCCTTCTCCATCACCCCTCCACATGACCCTGCCAGGACACCAAGAGGACCATTACAATGCAGAGGAGGACTACAGCCCACTTTGA
- the LOC141019688 gene encoding germ cell-specific gene 1-like protein isoform X1 produces the protein MKSERERRRLEEQGRMFLSASTLNSMKELQINPSPRLIPGMMAFLQQMRSPRLSFIQTVVSLFLGGTALMSSYWCVGQQKVPKPLCTATKHTNCIPVPGVSNSSNIQFFWETGDDRFVFPAFHTGLFIICEENIYADTWEEKCRGFYTLTPGSEKAMMWLSLTLELMYIGLLLISCTLLSVQLCIRTCCPSTQRWGQLLNAFAAVFTVLGGLLGMVGHMMFMQVFQTTVSMGPEDFKPHSYGYSWAFYVAWLAFTVCMSAGVSTLNNYTKKVLMVGPRRTSGLNACSFNFVGLLPPYYNPATPLACPPSPPRISHLSPYYEPPSAALPASTPRLTHSNSLPPPLSHSDSFPPPPPHPAPASPFHRLSLPSPSPLHMTLPGHQEDHYNAEEDYSPL, from the exons ATGAAGAGTGAAAGGGAGCGCAGGCGGCTGGAGGAGCAGGGCCGGATGTTTCTTTCAGCTTCCACGCTCAACTCCATGAAGGAACTGCAGATAAA CCCAAGCCCTCGTTTAATCCCTGGCATGATGGCGTTCCTGCAGCAGATGCGCTCCCCTCGCCTCTCCTTTATCCAGACGGTTGTGTCTCTCTTCCTGGGCGGCACTGCCCTCATGTCCTCCTACTGGTGTGTGGGGCAACAGAAGGTGCCCAAGCCCCTCTGTACAGCCACCAAGCACACCAACTGCATCCCCGTTCCTGGCGTGTCCAACTCCTCCAACATCCAGTTCTTCTGGGAGACGGGGGACGACCGCTTTGTCTTCCCCGCCTTTCACACTGGCCTGTTCATCATCTGTGAGGAGAACATCTACGCAGACACATGgg AAGAGAAGTGTCGAGGGTTTTATACTTTAACTCCAGGGTCTGAAAAAG cAATGATGTGGCTGTCACTTACACTGGAGCTCATGTACATCGGGCTGCTGTTGATCAGCTGCACGCTGCTGTCTGTGCAGTTGTGTATCAGGACCTGTTGTCCCTCCACGCAACGCTGGGGACAGCTGCTCAACGCTTTTGCTGCTGTCTTCACAGTCCTGGGAG GTCTGCTCGGGATGGTGGGTCACATGATGTTCATGCAGGTGTTTCAGACCACTGTCTCAATGGGACCAGAGGACTTCAAACCTCACAGCTATGGCTACTCCTGGGCCTTCTA TGTTGCCTGGCTCGCCTTCACTGTCTGCATGTCAGCCGGCGTCTCCACCCTCAACAACTACACCAAGAAGGTCCTGATGGTGGGACCCAGGCGCACCTCCGGCCTCAACGCCTGCAGCTTTAACTTCGTGGGGCTCCTGCCACCTTATTACAACCCAGCCACCCCCCTGGCCTGTCCCCCGTCCCCCCCGCGGATCTCCCACTTGTCTCCCTACTACGAGCCCCCGTCTGCAGCGTTGCCGGCCTCCACTCCGAGGCTCACGCACTCCAACTCCCTACCGCCTCCCCTCTCCCACTCTgactccttccctcctcccccgCCCCACCCTGCGCCTGCATCACCATTCCACCGCCTCTCCCTTCCTTCTCCATCACCCCTCCACATGACCCTGCCAGGACACCAAGAGGACCATTACAATGCAGAGGAGGACTACAGCCCACTTTGA